One window of Pieris napi chromosome 1, ilPieNapi1.2, whole genome shotgun sequence genomic DNA carries:
- the LOC125050384 gene encoding Golgi phosphoprotein 3 homolog sauron, giving the protein MNRTEGLVQRKHVVKENSDGSLKENQDADDKKNDKIFDDGDSKETRLTLMEEVLLLGLKDKEGYTSFWNDCISSGLRGCILIELALRGRIELERIGMRRKGLLSRKVIVKSDTPTGDVLLDEALKHMKDTDPPETVQSWIEYLSGETWNPMKLKYQLKNVRERLAKNLVEKGVLTTEKQNFLLFDMTTHPLTDNSIKGRLVKKVQEAALRRSITDVAHADKRSLALLMLTHSADVLENAFGPLSDEDYELATRRVRALLDLDFEAEAMRPEACDIMWAVFAAFTK; this is encoded by the exons ATGAATCGCACTGAAGGCTTGGTGCAACGAAAACACGTCGTCAAAGAAAATTCCGATGGTTCTTTGAAAGAAAATCAGGATGCAGATGATaagaaaaatgataaaatatttgatgaCGGAGATTCAAAGGAAACGCGATTAACATTGATGgaagaagttttacttttaGGACTAAAGGATAAAGAA gGTTATACATCATTTTGGAATGACTGTATTTCTAGTGGACTTAGAGGTTGCATTTTGATCGAATTGGCATTAAGAGGTCGCATAGAATTAGAAAGAATTGGTATGAGGCGTAAAGGTTTATTGTCAAGAAAAGTTATTGTAAAAAGTG ACACACCTACAGGTGATGTACTATTAGATGAAGCCTTAAAACACATGAAGGACACAGACCCCCCGGAAACAGTACAAAGCTGGATAGAATACCTCAGTG gAGAAACATGGAATCCAATGAAGCTGAAATATCAATTGAAAAACGTCAGAGAAAGGCTTGCCAAAAACCTAGTTGAGAAAGGGGTTTTAACAACTGAAAAGcaaaatttcttattatttgaTATGACAACTCACCCGCTCACAGACAATAGCATCAAAGGCCGCTTAGTTAAAAAG GTACAAGAAGCGGCACTGCGTCGCTCAATAACAGACGTGGCTCATGCGGACAAAAGATCGCTCGCGCTCTTAATGCTTACACATTCCGCTGACGTACTCGAAAACGCGTTTGGACCACTCTCAGATGAAGACTACGAACTAGCCACGCGGCGTGTACGCGCATTGTTAGATCTAGACTTTGAGGCTGAAGCTATGCGCCCAGAAGCATGCGATATCATGTGGGCAGTGTTCGCCGCGTTCaccaaatag